The genomic window TAAATACAAAAAAAAGATATTCATTGCGTCCACTTCAGAAGTATATGGAAAAGTGGATGAGTTGCCTTTCAAAGAAGATAGCAATCGGGTTTACGGTCCAACCACAATTCGCAGATGGTCGTATGCAGAATCAAAGGCGATTGATGAATTCCTCGCACTTGCTTATTGGCATGAAAAAAAATTACCTGTAGTTATCGGACGATTGTTTAACACTGTCGGACCACGTCAATCAGGGCAATATGGCATGGTTGTTCCCAGATTTGTTCAGCAAGCACTTCTCGATCACCCAATCACTGTTTATGGAGACGGAGAGCAAACACGCTGTTTTACTTATGTAGAGGACATTGTCGGGGCAATCATCAATTTGATGACTGAAGAAAAATGCGTTGGACAAATATTTAATATTGGGACTAATCAAGAAATATCAATTATGGAACTTGCCAAAAAGGTGAAAAAATTAACTAATAGTTCATCTGTCATTAAAAAAATATCTTATGCGGAAGCATATGAAGAAGGTTTTGAGGACATGAGAAAAAGAGCTCCCGATATTTCAAAATTAAAGAAATATGTTGGTTTCAAACCCAAGGTTGAATTGGATGAAATTCTGAAAAAAGTAATAGAATTTCACAAGAAATAATGTTCGTTAAATAATCATCCCTGATTGTATAATCCTTAAATAGACAAATTAAAGGTTCATTCAATGGAGTTTAAAAATAAAAAAGCTATTCGAAATTATCATATTGAAAGAACTTTCGAAGCGGGAATTGTCCTTACCGGTAATGAAATCAAATCAATTAGAGCCGGGAAAGTAAATTTCATTGATAGCTTTGCAAAAATCGTTGATGGAGAAGTATGGCTGGAAAGTCTGCATATCAGCCAATATAAAAAAGGATTTTATCAAAAATACGACCCTCGCCGACCACGAAAATTGTTGTTGAAAAAATATGAGATCAAACGGATGCAAAAGAACATTGAAGAGAAAGGATACACGCTAATTCCAACCAGAATTTACATTAACGAAAAGGCACTTGCAAAAGTTGAAATAGCTATTGCTAAGGGTAAACGAGAATATGAAAAACGCGATAAAATCCAAAAATATGAAGCCCATAAAGAGATGAGTAAATATTTATGATATTGAATCACGGAATACACGAAAAATGTCAAAAGCATTTCTTCTGCTTTTTTTTCTTACGCATAAAAATCTATTTTCCGTGTAATTCCAGGTGTTTAGTGGTTTGAATGTGAGAAAAAATGGTTATTAAAATTGAAAATATAAAAAAGATATATGATACTGGAAAGATCCAAGTTACCGCCTTAAGGGGAGTGAATATCTCAATCAAACGAGGAAGTTATACCGCAATAATGGGACCTTCCGGATCGGGTAAATCTACCCTTTTGCATATTCTTGGCTGTCTTGATACACCTACGGAAGGAACCTACCATCTTGATGCGGAAATGGTAAGCAGTCTCAAATCAAATAAGTTAGCTGAAATAAGAAATCGTAAGATTGGATTTGTTTTTCAGACATTTAATTTGCTGCCAAATCTGAATATTCTGGCAAATGTAGAACTTCCATTGATTTATTCTGGAATACATAAAAGAAAACGGATTAAACGTTCCAAACGAGTGCTGGAACAGGTTGGGCTTGGGCATCGTCTAAAGCATAAACCGAATGAACTGTCCGGTGGTGAACGTCAGCGAACTGCTATTGCACGTGCTTTGGTCAATAATCCGGCAATAATCCTCGCGGATGAACCTACGGGAAATTTGGATAGCACTTCCGGGCATGGGATCATGAGCATATTTAACGATCTGCATTCCCAGGGACATACCATAATTGTTGTTACTCACGATAGTTATGTTGCAGAAGTAACTGATAATATCATAAATATTGCAGATGGTAGAATTCAATAAACAAGAAGGATTCCGGACTTCATCCGCTCTTTTCGGATGGAATTCAGATAAGAGAATCGGAAACAAAAGCAAACATAACTCCAGCCGGAAACAGAGTTGGCTGAAGTCCAGCCACCACCTGATATTTTTTGATTTTGTTAGCCATAATTTTGTCGTATGAATATTGCCTATAATATAAAACTCGGCGTTTCCGATATGATTCACAACATCGGAAGAACCATTATCACGATGATTGGAGTGATTCTCGGTGCATTGACGATTATCGTAGTTTCTTCACTTGTTCAAGGTGGCAGAGAGAAGTCCTTACAATTCATGGAGGAAAGAGGAGGGGCATTAAAATTGTCTATTCACCCGCAATGGAGCTTTGACCTGAATAAACGCAGTGAAGCGTATCAGCAACGTTTAACTTTGGAAGATATGAAAAAATTGCGAAGATATTTTCCCGAACTTCAGGCTTTTAGTCCCACAATTTCAAAGTGGAACAGGCTAAAATTTGAAGGAAAATACACACACGCTCGAACACTCGGAGTATATCCCGAATATCAAGAGGCTGAGGAATTTTATATCGGCGAAGGAAGATTTATCTCGAATTTCGATATTCGTGAAGCAAAAAAAGTGATTGTTATCGGAACCCTGATCAAAGAAAGATTGTTTGGGGAAAAACCGGCAATTGGGAAAAAGATAAATCTAAACGGGACAAAATTTCATATTATCGGAATAATGGAGAAGAAAGAGATGTATTTCGGTGCAATGGGTGAGAACGCTTTGTCTTGGATGAATCGTCGCTGTTTTGTTCCCCTTACAACCATGACAAAGAAAATGTATTATGACGAACCTTTAAGTTCCATTAATTTTAGAGTTTCATCGGTTGATAAAGTAACTCCCACCCAGCAAAAGATTTCCCAGTTTTTGCTTGCACTTCGGGATGGTAATCAGGTTTTTGAAGTTCGTGCTAATAATGACAGGATGGAAGATATTAAGAAGCAGACGCAAAAAACACTTTTTGTCGTGATCATTATTTTCATTTTCAATCTTCTCGTCAGTGGAATTGTGATTGCGAATATCAGCCTTGCTTCTATAAAAGAGCGTTTGCGTGAAATTGGTGTACGTATGGCTGTTGGTGCAAAAAGGCGTGATATTTTGATCCAATTTCTTGTGCAAACTTTATTAGTTAGCTTACTCGGCGGTATTGTTGGAATCCTTTTGGGATTATCACTTTTAAGTGTTCTCGGCAACTTTTTAAAATCTCCAACTGCCACAAATTTGGCGATGATAGAAATTGCTCTCGGATTATCAGTCGGGGTTGGTTTTATTTCCGGAATCGTTCCG from Candidatus Cloacimonadota bacterium includes these protein-coding regions:
- a CDS encoding GDP-mannose 4,6-dehydratase — translated: MKILITGGAGFIGSYLAEKLLDQGHYVIIIDNLSTGKLSNIRHIYKNANLEVHIDTIFNQKLIQDCVKKCDQIYHLAAAVGVMFIVDNPVETIETNVSGSEVMIKLANKYKKKIFIASTSEVYGKVDELPFKEDSNRVYGPTTIRRWSYAESKAIDEFLALAYWHEKKLPVVIGRLFNTVGPRQSGQYGMVVPRFVQQALLDHPITVYGDGEQTRCFTYVEDIVGAIINLMTEEKCVGQIFNIGTNQEISIMELAKKVKKLTNSSSVIKKISYAEAYEEGFEDMRKRAPDISKLKKYVGFKPKVELDEILKKVIEFHKK
- the smpB gene encoding SsrA-binding protein SmpB; the encoded protein is MEFKNKKAIRNYHIERTFEAGIVLTGNEIKSIRAGKVNFIDSFAKIVDGEVWLESLHISQYKKGFYQKYDPRRPRKLLLKKYEIKRMQKNIEEKGYTLIPTRIYINEKALAKVEIAIAKGKREYEKRDKIQKYEAHKEMSKYL
- a CDS encoding ABC transporter ATP-binding protein, whose amino-acid sequence is MVIKIENIKKIYDTGKIQVTALRGVNISIKRGSYTAIMGPSGSGKSTLLHILGCLDTPTEGTYHLDAEMVSSLKSNKLAEIRNRKIGFVFQTFNLLPNLNILANVELPLIYSGIHKRKRIKRSKRVLEQVGLGHRLKHKPNELSGGERQRTAIARALVNNPAIILADEPTGNLDSTSGHGIMSIFNDLHSQGHTIIVVTHDSYVAEVTDNIINIADGRIQ
- a CDS encoding ABC transporter permease, whose translation is MNIAYNIKLGVSDMIHNIGRTIITMIGVILGALTIIVVSSLVQGGREKSLQFMEERGGALKLSIHPQWSFDLNKRSEAYQQRLTLEDMKKLRRYFPELQAFSPTISKWNRLKFEGKYTHARTLGVYPEYQEAEEFYIGEGRFISNFDIREAKKVIVIGTLIKERLFGEKPAIGKKINLNGTKFHIIGIMEKKEMYFGAMGENALSWMNRRCFVPLTTMTKKMYYDEPLSSINFRVSSVDKVTPTQQKISQFLLALRDGNQVFEVRANNDRMEDIKKQTQKTLFVVIIIFIFNLLVSGIVIANISLASIKERLREIGVRMAVGAKRRDILIQFLVQTLLVSLLGGIVGILLGLSLLSVLGNFLKSPTATNLAMIEIALGLSVGVGFISGIVPAINASRLDPVEILRYE